The Caulifigura coniformis genome includes a region encoding these proteins:
- a CDS encoding SRPBCC family protein has protein sequence MSDSSSTIRLHRVLRAPAERIYKAFLDPDALCRWLPPFGFLGKIERIDPREGGGYHMSFTNFGTGQSQWFESRFVELVPGERIVLADTFDKPGPAGSMTKTITLRPVSCGTELEIVHAGIPSVIPPEMCYLGWQESLRQLASLVEPEIPG, from the coding sequence ATGTCGGATTCATCCAGCACCATTCGCCTGCATCGCGTCCTTCGGGCCCCTGCCGAACGGATTTACAAGGCGTTCCTCGACCCGGACGCCCTTTGCCGGTGGCTGCCGCCGTTTGGCTTCCTGGGGAAGATCGAACGGATCGACCCCCGAGAAGGGGGCGGCTATCACATGTCGTTCACGAACTTCGGCACGGGGCAGAGCCAGTGGTTCGAGAGCCGCTTCGTGGAACTTGTTCCGGGCGAGCGAATCGTCCTCGCCGACACGTTCGACAAGCCTGGTCCGGCCGGGAGCATGACCAAGACCATCACTCTGCGGCCGGTGAGCTGCGGGACGGAACTGGAAATCGTGCATGCCGGGATTCCCTCGGTCATCCCCCCGGAGATGTGTTACCTCGGCTGGCAGGAGTCACTGCGCCAACTGGCCTCGCTGGTGGAGCCGGAGATTCCGGGTTAA
- the rpmF gene encoding 50S ribosomal protein L32, which produces MAVPKRRTSKSKKKMRRSHFAVKPMKLQTCPQCNTFKPSHVVCPNCGSYQGRTVVEAQD; this is translated from the coding sequence ATGGCTGTTCCCAAGAGGCGGACCTCGAAGTCCAAGAAGAAGATGCGTCGCAGCCATTTCGCTGTGAAGCCGATGAAGCTGCAGACGTGCCCGCAGTGCAACACGTTCAAGCCTTCGCATGTCGTTTGCCCCAATTGCGGCAGCTACCAGGGCCGCACGGTGGTTGAAGCTCAGGACTGA